A DNA window from Streptomyces canus contains the following coding sequences:
- a CDS encoding GNAT family N-acetyltransferase: MIVTRLDEVRLPARVDGLADLLVDTVDGGASIGFLAPMDRAAAVAWWKERADAVAAGCLAVWAADDGHRAVGTVSLAFPDKPNSRHRAELVKLMVHRDARGHGLGRRLLGIAEEAARTAGITLLHLDTETDSPAERLYGSAGWTRAGVIPDYAADPAGVLRPTTLYYKRLGAPAPTR; the protein is encoded by the coding sequence GTGATCGTCACCCGCCTGGACGAGGTCCGACTGCCGGCCCGCGTGGACGGGTTGGCCGATCTGCTGGTCGACACGGTGGACGGCGGCGCCTCCATCGGGTTCCTCGCACCGATGGACCGGGCGGCGGCCGTCGCCTGGTGGAAGGAGCGTGCGGACGCGGTGGCCGCGGGGTGTCTGGCGGTGTGGGCGGCGGACGACGGTCACCGCGCGGTCGGTACCGTCAGCCTGGCCTTCCCCGACAAGCCCAACTCCCGCCACCGGGCGGAGCTTGTCAAACTGATGGTGCACCGGGACGCGCGCGGGCACGGTCTCGGGCGGCGGCTCCTCGGCATCGCGGAGGAGGCCGCCCGCACGGCCGGAATCACCCTGCTCCACCTGGACACCGAGACCGACAGCCCCGCCGAGCGCCTCTACGGCAGTGCCGGCTGGACCCGCGCCGGTGTCATCCCCGACTACGCGGCCGATCCCGCCGGGGTGTTGCGGCCGACGACGCTGTACTACAAGCGGCTCGGGGCGCCCGCTCCGACCAGGTGA
- a CDS encoding sarcosine oxidase subunit gamma, protein MAEPITEGPVALRTSPLSHLQERMRAAGVGGARGVTLAELPFVTMVNVRVAPASEAAHRIGRTLGTPLPRRCGDTATSGLHTILWLGPDEWLVLSRADAGTVTAQVRQALDGAPGSVVDVSANRTTLELSGPAAREVLEKGCPLDLHPRVFGPGRAVSTTVGPIAVLLWQLDDGPTYRLLPRSSFADYLARWLIDAMSEYGGPRVA, encoded by the coding sequence ATGGCTGAACCGATCACGGAGGGACCGGTGGCCCTGCGCACGAGCCCCCTGTCCCACCTTCAGGAGCGGATGCGCGCAGCCGGCGTCGGCGGCGCCCGGGGCGTCACCCTGGCCGAGCTGCCGTTCGTCACGATGGTGAACGTGCGGGTCGCCCCCGCGTCCGAGGCGGCCCACCGGATCGGCAGGACCCTGGGGACGCCGCTCCCCCGCCGGTGCGGCGACACCGCCACCTCGGGCCTCCATACGATCCTGTGGCTCGGCCCCGACGAGTGGCTCGTGCTGTCCCGGGCCGACGCGGGTACCGTGACCGCCCAGGTACGGCAGGCCCTCGACGGCGCTCCCGGCTCGGTCGTGGACGTCTCGGCGAACCGCACCACACTGGAGCTGAGCGGACCTGCCGCCCGGGAGGTGCTGGAGAAGGGCTGCCCGCTGGACCTGCACCCCCGCGTCTTCGGTCCCGGCCGCGCGGTGTCGACCACCGTGGGCCCCATCGCGGTGCTGCTCTGGCAGCTCGACGACGGTCCGACGTACCGCCTGCTCCCGCGGTCCTCGTTCGCCGACTATCTGGCCCGCTGGCTCATCGACGCGATGAGCGAGTACGGCGGGCCGCGGGTCGCCTGA
- a CDS encoding MmcQ/YjbR family DNA-binding protein has protein sequence MPDAEDVRRIALSLPDTTEKIAWSMPTFRVAGKMFATLPEDETSLAVRCPKEERDELVLAEPGKFWIADHEAQFAWVRARLAAIEDDGELRDILADSWRQAAPSGLLDAYPGLGLPDPPRG, from the coding sequence ATGCCGGACGCCGAAGACGTACGCCGTATCGCCCTGTCCCTGCCGGACACGACGGAGAAGATCGCCTGGAGCATGCCCACGTTCCGGGTCGCGGGGAAGATGTTCGCCACGCTGCCCGAGGACGAGACCTCCCTCGCCGTGCGCTGTCCGAAGGAGGAGCGCGACGAGCTGGTGCTGGCCGAGCCGGGGAAGTTCTGGATCGCCGATCACGAGGCACAGTTCGCGTGGGTGCGCGCCCGACTCGCCGCGATCGAGGACGACGGCGAACTGCGGGACATCCTCGCCGACTCCTGGCGGCAGGCGGCGCCGTCCGGGCTGCTCGACGCGTATCCGGGGCTGGGGCTGCCCGATCCGCCCAGGGGGTGA
- a CDS encoding sarcosine oxidase subunit alpha family protein — translation MTDQRFRLPRGGRVDRGTLLRFTVDGRELTGHPGDTLASAMLANGLVEVAPSLYRGRPRGIVAAGVEEPNALVQLGGSCSEGMLPATTVELYDGLSATTLSGMGRLDLTPDPAVYDKKYVHTDVLVVGAGPAGLAAAAAAAASGARVLLVDERPEPADGERADELRAALDAAPEAVVLHRTTAFGSYDDNYVLALQRRTDHLGAAAPEGVSRQRLWHIRARQVVLATGAHERPLVFAGNDRPGVMLAGAVRTYLNRYAVAPGSRAVVSTTNDSAYDTVADLCAAGIPVAVVVDARPELSDRAAEVAAATGVRVLTGSAVVGTAGEHRLTGVTVRALDGEGQLTGEPESFTCDLLAVSGGWSPVVHLHSQRQGRLRWDSGLAAFVPEGVVRDQQVVGAARGTYDPDDCLAEGGRAGALAATAAGFPVPVPAEVARRAPGPTRALWLVPAPDGEPGTWDSHFVDLQRDVTVADVWRSTGAGMRGVEHVKRYTSLGTANDQGKTSGVNAIGVIAEALGGSLGEIGTTAYRAPYTPIAFAALAGRERGELFDPERTTSLHSWHVAHGAEFEDVGQWKRPRYYPQTGEDMDAAVARECRAAREGVAFMDASTLGKIEIWGADAGEFLNRIYTNAFKKLKPGTARYGVMCKPDGMIFDDGVTLRLDDNRYFMTTTTGGAAGVLDWLEEWSQTEWPELDVHCTSVTEQWATIAVVGPRSREVVASLAPDVDLSTEAFPFMAFRETTLASGVPARICRISFSGELAYEVNVSAWYGLAVWEEVDAIGRPYGITPYGTETMHVLRAEKGYIIVGQDTDGTVTPQDAGMSWVVSKQKDFIGKRSFARADTARTDRKQLVGLLPADRTTRLPEGTQLVAADVSLETVPVPMLGHVTSSYHSPALGRPFALALVADGQARKGQTLLAPVGEALVPVEVTDFVLYDPEGTRRDG, via the coding sequence TGCTGCGATTCACCGTCGACGGACGGGAGTTGACCGGTCACCCCGGCGACACCCTCGCCTCCGCGATGCTGGCGAACGGGCTCGTCGAGGTCGCCCCCTCGCTCTACCGCGGCCGCCCGCGCGGCATCGTCGCCGCGGGTGTCGAGGAGCCGAACGCCCTGGTCCAGCTGGGCGGTTCGTGCTCGGAGGGCATGCTCCCGGCCACGACCGTCGAGCTGTACGACGGCCTGTCCGCCACCACGCTCTCCGGGATGGGCCGCCTGGACCTCACTCCGGATCCCGCCGTCTACGACAAGAAGTACGTCCACACCGACGTCCTGGTCGTCGGCGCCGGGCCGGCCGGTCTCGCAGCCGCCGCCGCTGCCGCCGCCTCCGGCGCCCGCGTGCTCCTCGTCGACGAGCGGCCCGAGCCCGCCGACGGGGAGCGTGCCGACGAGCTGCGCGCCGCGCTCGACGCCGCGCCCGAGGCCGTCGTACTGCATCGGACCACGGCCTTCGGGTCGTACGACGACAACTACGTGCTGGCGCTGCAGCGGCGCACCGACCACCTCGGCGCGGCCGCTCCCGAAGGCGTCTCCCGGCAGCGGCTGTGGCACATACGGGCCCGCCAGGTGGTCCTCGCGACCGGTGCGCACGAGCGTCCGCTGGTCTTCGCGGGCAACGACCGGCCCGGCGTGATGCTCGCCGGGGCCGTGCGCACCTATCTCAACCGGTATGCCGTGGCACCGGGTTCGCGGGCCGTGGTGAGCACGACCAACGACAGCGCCTATGACACGGTCGCCGACCTGTGTGCGGCCGGGATCCCCGTCGCCGTCGTCGTGGACGCGCGCCCCGAACTGTCCGACCGGGCCGCCGAGGTGGCCGCGGCGACCGGGGTACGGGTGCTGACGGGCAGCGCGGTGGTCGGTACGGCGGGCGAGCACCGGCTCACCGGCGTCACCGTGCGCGCCCTCGACGGCGAGGGCCAACTCACTGGTGAACCCGAGTCGTTCACCTGCGATCTGCTCGCCGTGTCGGGCGGCTGGAGTCCGGTGGTGCATCTGCACAGCCAGCGCCAGGGGCGGCTGCGCTGGGACTCCGGGCTCGCCGCGTTCGTGCCGGAGGGGGTCGTACGGGATCAGCAGGTCGTGGGGGCGGCACGGGGGACGTACGACCCCGACGACTGTCTGGCCGAGGGGGGGCGGGCCGGAGCACTGGCCGCGACAGCGGCAGGGTTCCCGGTCCCCGTACCGGCCGAGGTCGCGCGGCGCGCACCCGGCCCGACGCGCGCCCTGTGGCTGGTGCCCGCCCCCGACGGCGAGCCCGGCACCTGGGACAGCCACTTCGTCGACCTCCAGCGCGATGTCACCGTCGCCGACGTCTGGCGCTCCACCGGCGCGGGAATGCGCGGGGTCGAGCACGTCAAGCGGTACACCTCGCTCGGCACGGCGAACGACCAGGGCAAGACGTCCGGCGTCAACGCGATCGGAGTGATCGCCGAGGCCCTGGGTGGTTCGCTCGGAGAGATCGGCACCACGGCCTACCGGGCGCCGTACACGCCGATCGCCTTCGCCGCCCTGGCCGGGCGTGAGCGCGGCGAGTTGTTCGATCCGGAGCGGACCACGTCCCTGCACAGCTGGCATGTGGCGCACGGCGCGGAGTTCGAGGACGTCGGGCAGTGGAAGCGCCCCCGGTACTACCCGCAGACCGGTGAGGACATGGACGCGGCCGTGGCGCGCGAGTGCCGGGCGGCCCGGGAGGGGGTGGCGTTCATGGACGCCTCCACCCTCGGCAAGATCGAGATCTGGGGCGCGGACGCGGGTGAGTTCCTCAACCGGATCTACACGAACGCCTTCAAGAAGCTCAAGCCCGGCACGGCCCGCTACGGCGTCATGTGCAAGCCCGACGGCATGATCTTCGACGACGGTGTGACCCTGCGCCTCGACGACAACCGCTACTTCATGACCACCACGACCGGCGGCGCCGCGGGCGTCCTGGACTGGCTGGAGGAGTGGTCGCAGACCGAGTGGCCCGAGCTCGACGTGCACTGCACCTCGGTGACCGAGCAGTGGGCGACGATCGCCGTCGTCGGTCCGCGGTCGCGCGAGGTGGTCGCGAGTCTGGCCCCTGATGTCGATCTGTCCACCGAGGCTTTCCCCTTCATGGCCTTCCGCGAGACGACCCTGGCCTCCGGCGTCCCGGCCCGGATCTGCCGGATCTCCTTCTCCGGCGAACTCGCCTACGAGGTCAACGTCTCGGCGTGGTACGGCCTCGCGGTCTGGGAGGAGGTGGACGCGATCGGCCGGCCCTACGGCATCACCCCGTACGGCACCGAGACGATGCACGTCCTGCGGGCCGAGAAGGGCTACATCATCGTCGGCCAGGACACCGACGGCACGGTCACCCCGCAGGACGCGGGCATGTCCTGGGTGGTGTCGAAGCAGAAGGACTTCATCGGCAAACGGTCCTTCGCCCGCGCCGACACCGCCCGCACCGACCGCAAGCAACTGGTCGGCCTGCTCCCGGCCGACCGTACGACCCGGCTGCCCGAGGGCACCCAACTCGTCGCGGCGGACGTCTCCTTGGAGACCGTGCCCGTGCCGATGCTCGGCCACGTCACCTCCAGCTACCACAGCCCGGCCCTGGGCCGCCCCTTCGCCCTCGCCCTCGTCGCCGACGGACAGGCGAGGAAGGGCCAGACCCTGCTCGCCCCGGTGGGCGAGGCCCTGGTGCCGGTCGAGGTGACCGACTTCGTCCTCTACGACCCCGAAGGGACCCGGCGAGATGGCTGA